One genomic window of Cydia fagiglandana chromosome 20, ilCydFagi1.1, whole genome shotgun sequence includes the following:
- the LOC134674696 gene encoding uncharacterized protein LOC134674696, whose amino-acid sequence MRWFACAVLLLQLSWQCSSRAVPEENISVYTSNTTTGQGDVYHQIANNIAERITSPIYRFLGIGTNKTEPTTKKPWVNIESLDEPEDVAKTDLKPLGNGLEDRDVEELSVEALKKNDKKPKKITLYSNYLPSKLETLDNKENDTINEVDDPFEFDDDDDDFATKPREGGFVYYLELLGSFFQLALGAVLAIFKSSSGSN is encoded by the exons ATGAGGTGGTTCGCTTGCGCTGTCTtg CTGCTGCAGCTATCCTGGCAGTGCAGCAGCCGAGCTGTCCCCGAGGAGAACATCAGCGTGTACACCTCCAACACCACCACAGGCCAAGGGGACGTCTACCATCAGATAGCCAATAACATCGCCGAGAGGATCACCTCCCCCATTTATAG GTTCCTGGGCATTGGTACAAACAAAACTGAACCAACGACCAAGAAGCCATGGGTCAACATTGAGTCCCTCGACGAACCTGAGGACGTTGCTAAAACAGACCTCAAACCACTCGGCAATGGACTCGAAGACCGCGACGTCGAAGAACTATCAGTAGAAGCTCTGAAGAAAAATGATAAGAAACctaaaaaaataacactttattCCAATTATCTCCCTTCCAAATTAGAAACACTTGATAACAAAGAAAATGATACAATAAATGAAGTTGATGATCCTTTCGAATtcgacgatgatgatgatgatttcgcTACAAAGCCTAGAGAAGGCGGATTTGTGTATTACTTAGAACTTTTAGGGAGCTTCTTCCAGCTAGCTTTAGGCGCTGTTTTGGCGATATTTAAATCTTCATCTGGTTCAAATTAG
- the LOC134674837 gene encoding uncharacterized protein LOC134674837: protein MIRQVPLLAICVQVITFNVVHTAKQQVALSDSYLPVAMQVIAHLTDQMAYEARDEPKTTTSRPTKSTSRPTGRPMTTGRPTERPDAQTTPYHKPGLYAPLVPPKPNDRTYLLPPNQNAPYTVIQPQKTNTNEPLLSIHEEEVKPLIEPSPESHLLPPHFEADVDKISRSDSLMLDDWEENLQYLSPSVREMIKMANDPDDERLIEDVRAGPQGNKGGSKLSASNLRLLLLYDLLSREAKRQRLSDYYGFSPDVLQTLSESADGGARAQLRLALSKMVERKDCQHEYANNRAREMVDELGRDESKLSSEIRYLQPLVYNRL, encoded by the exons ATGATTCGTCAGGTGCCACTTCTGGCCATATGTGTGCAAGTCATCACATTCAATGTG GTGCACACAGCGAAGCAGCAAGTCGCGCTCTCCGACTCGTACCTACCCGTCGCCATGCAAGTCATCGCACACCTCACCGACCAAATGGCCTACGAGGCGCGCGACGAGCCCAAAACGACGACCAGCCGACCGACCAAGTCGACCAGTCGGCCGACGGGTCGACCGATGACTACTGGCAGACCGACGGAGAGGCCAGACGCG CAAACAACGCCATACCACAAGCCCGGCCTCTACGCCCCCCTAGTGCCCCCCAAACCCAACGACCGCACTTACCTCCTCCCCCCAAACCAAAACGCCCCCTACACAGTCATCCAGCCACAGAAAACTAACACGAACGAGCCTCTACTCTCTATACATGAAGAAGAAGTGAAGCCGCTTATTGAACCGAGTCCAGAGTCGCATCTCCTTCCACCGCATTTTGAAGCTGATGTGGATAAAATATCACGCTCAGATAGCTTGATGCTTGATGACTGGGAAGAGAATCTCCAATATTTATCACCAAGTGTGAGAGAGATGATTAAAATGGCGAATGATCCTGATGATGAGAGGTTGATTGAGGATGTGAGGGCTGGGCCTCAGGGGAATAAAGGAGGGTCGAAGCTGAGTGCCTCGAATTTGAGGTTGCTGCTGTTGTATGATCTTCTTAGCAGGGAGGCAAAGAGGCAGAGGCTTTCGGATTATTAT GGCTTCTCCCCCGACGTCCTCCAAACCCTCTCCGAGTCCGCcgacggcggcgcgcgcgcgcagcTCCGCCTAGCCCTATCCAAGATGGTGGAACGTAAGGACTGTCAACACGAATACGCCAACAACAGGGCGCGGGAGATGGTCGACGAGCTGGGGAGGGACGAGTCGAAACTGTCGAGTGAGATCCGGTATCTCCAGCCGCTGGTGTATAACAGGCTTTAG